A single Oryza brachyantha chromosome 8, ObraRS2, whole genome shotgun sequence DNA region contains:
- the LOC102705274 gene encoding pentatricopeptide repeat-containing protein At1g53600, mitochondrial-like, producing MAALRLPRAPTTAALAAGVPRRIPAPVGEPPPPPRRPNRAHLNALLTAYGRRGRLRDAQLLFDQMPQRDVISWTALLTAYADGGDLASARLVFDDIPRRNAASWNALLYVYLRAAQPRAAHALFYKMPAKNAVSYGAIVSGLAKAGMLREAELVYQEMPWQWRDPVGSNALMSGYLRAGELAMALSVFEGMTVRDVISWSAMVDGLCKYGSVSEARRVFDAMQERNVVSWTSMIRGYVKRGMCRNGLLLFLDMRREGVQVNTTTLSVALDACAEASLAREGIQIHSLIISMGLGLDVFLGDSIIIMYSRFGWMADARRAFNCMQLKDIVSWNSLITGYVQNDMVEEAHVLFNLMPEKDTVSWTSVVVGLANRGWMRESVEMFEQMPGKDEIAWTAIISSSITNGDYLSTVRWFCRMSQEGCKPNTIAFSCLLSALASLAMLNQGRQAHAYSINMGWVFDSAVHTSLVSMYAQCGRLPEAHHVFSSISNPSLIAINSMIKAFVRHGFIEDALQLFTKMQNDGYRPNHATFLGILTGCAHAGLVQQGCNYFESMRTLYGLKPNPEHYTCMVNLLGRAGLLSEALEMINSMPQNDHSDAWRALLSASNLHSNLAFAKLAAQKLLEKDPYDAMAYTVLSKMFSSAGMKEDEEMLKVIQLYNMASKRPGYSLIMQDKTTNIAHTENF from the coding sequence ATGGCCGCGCTGCGGCTACCAAGAGCGCCGACCACtgcggcgctcgccgccggcgtccccCGACGGATCCCAGCGCCGGTCGGggagccgccaccgccgccgcgccgccccaaCAGGGCGCACCTCAACGCGCTGCTCACGGCGTACGGGCGCCGTGGCCGCCTCCGCGACGCCCAGCTCCTGTTCGACCAAATGCCCCAGCGCGACGTCATCTCCTGGACCGCCCTCCTCACCGCCTACGCCGACGGGGGAGACCTCGCCTCCGCGCGCCTAGTATTCGACGACATACCCCGCCGCAACGCCGCCTCCTGGAACGCGCTGCTCTACGTCTACCTCCGCGCAGCGCAGCCACGGGCCGCGCACGCGCTCTTCTACAAGATGCCAGCCAAGAACGCGGTGTCCTACGGCGCCATCGTTTCCGGGCTCGCCAAGGCGGGGATGCTGCGCGAGGCCGAGTTGGTGTATCAGGAGATGCCGTGGCAGTGGCGGGACCCAGTAGGTTCGAATGCACTGATGAGTGGGTACTTGAGGGCCGGAGAGCTTGCCATGGCACTGAGTGTGTTCGAGGGAATGACGGTGAGGGATGTCATTTCCTGGAGCGCAATGGTTGATGGCCTCTGCAAGTATGGGAGCGTGTCAGAGGCAAGGAGGGTGTTTGACGCCATGCAAGAGCGGAATGTGGTGTCATGGACTTCGATGATTCGGGGATATGTGAAACGTGGGATGTGCAGAAATGGTCTCTTGCTGTTCCTGGACATGAGAAGGGAAGGTGTTCAGGTTAACACAACAACACTATCTGTTGCGCTGGATGCTTGTGCTGAGGCCAGTCTTGCGAGAGAAGGAATTCAGATTCACAGCTTGATTATATCAATGGGGCTTGGACTGGATGTTTTCTTGGGTGATTCAATAATCATAATGTATTCTCGTTTTGGTTGGATGGCCGATGCTAGAAGGGCGTTCAACTGCATGCAGCTGAAAGACATAGTATCATGGAACTCGCTGATCACAGGATATGTTCAGAATGATATGGTTGAAGAAGCACATGTGCTTTTCAATTTGATGCCTGAGAAGGATACTGTTTCTTGGACATCAGTGGTTGTTGGGCTTGCTAATAGGGGTTGGATGAGGGAGTCTGTTGAAATGTTTGAGCAAATGCCCGGAAAAGATGAGATCGCTTGGACTGCAATTATTTCTAGTTCTATCACAAATGGGGACTATCTAAGCACAGTGCGGTGGTTTTGCCGCATGTCACAGGAAGGATGCAAACCTAACACTATAGCTTTCAGTTGTCTGTTGAGTGCTTTGGCTAGCCTGGCAATGTTAAATCAAGGAAGGCAAGCTCATGCCTATTCAATCAACATGGGATGGGTATTTGACTCCGCCGTTCACACTTCTTTGGTATCAATGTATGCACAATGTGGAAGGTTGCCTGAGGCTCATCATGTTTTCTCAAGCATTAGTAACCCAAGCCTTATCGCTATTAATTCTATGATTAAAGCATTTGTACGACATGGTTTCATTGAAGATGCTCTGCAACTATTTACCAAAATGCAAAATGATGGATACAGGCCTAATCATGCCACATTTTTAGGAATTCTGACTGGTTGTGCACATGCTGGTTTGGTTCAACAAGGTTGCAATTACTTTGAATCAATGAGAACACTATATGGTCTCAAGCCAAACCCTGAGCACTACACATGTATGGTTAATCTTTTAGGTCGTGCGGGCCTCCTTTCTGAAGCACTGGAAATGATTAACTCAATGCCCCAGAATGATCATTCTGATGCATGGAGAGCTTTGCTCAGTGCTAGTAATCTCCACTCTAAtcttgcttttgcaaaattagCGGCACAGAAGCTTCTTGAGAAGGATCCTTATGATGCAATGGCTTACACAGTCCTGTCAAAAATGTTCTCCTCAGCAGGGATGAAGGAGGATGAAGAAATGCTAAAAGTTATACAGTTATACAACATGGCCAGTAAGAGGCCTGGTTATAGCCTTATTATGCAGGATAAGACCACAAACATAGCACATACTGAGAACTTCTAG